In a single window of the Notamacropus eugenii isolate mMacEug1 chromosome 4, mMacEug1.pri_v2, whole genome shotgun sequence genome:
- the SDR16C5 gene encoding epidermal retinol dehydrogenase 2, translated as MPSKMKAVKEMLIFAGKFTYSLVEAFFFFTMVPRPKKNITGEIVLITGSGSGIGRLLALKFARLGAILVLWDINAEGNQETCELAKKAGASRVYTYICNCSERQDVYRVADLVKKEVGDVSILINNAGIVTGKEFLEISDEYMEKSFDVNSKAHFWTYKAFLPAMIANNHGHLVCISSSAGLVGANKLSDYCASKFAAFGFAEAIFLEMFAQGRTGIKTTIVCPFFINTGMFQGCTTENPILLPILDPEYVANKIINAVLEEQVYLYLPRFLYFILFLKSFLPTKSGLLLCEYMKIFDVMNSFKGRLKEA; from the exons ATGCCTTCCAAGATGAAAGCTGTGAAGGAGATGCTCATTTTTGCTGGCAAATTCACGTATAGCCTTGTGGaagctttcttctttttcaccATGGTTCCAAGgccaaagaaaaatattactgGTGAAATAGTCCTTATAACGGGatctggaagtggaattggacGATTATTAGCCCTAAAATTTGCCCGTCTAGGAGCTATCCTTGTTCTCTGGGATATCAATGCAGAGGGCAACCAGGAAACTTGTGAATTGGCCAAAAAAGCTGGTGCATCAAGAGTGTATACCTATATCTGTAACTGCAGTGAAAGGCAAGATGTCTACCGAGTAGCAGATCTG GTTAAAAAAGAAGTTGGTGATGTCAGCATCCTTATTAATAATGCTGGAATTGTAACAGGAAAAGAATTCCTTGAGATTTCAGATGAATATATGGAAAAGTCATTTGACGTGAACTCCAAAGCACATTTCTGG ACTTATAAAGCCTTCCTTCCTGCTATGATTGCTAATAACCATGGACACTTGGTTTGCATTTCAAGTTCAGCTGGATTAGTTGGTGCAAATAAGCTATCAG ATTATTGTGCAAGCAAATTTGCAGCCTTTGGATTTGCCGAGGccatatttttagaaatgtttgCCCAGGGACGTACAGGGATTAAAACAACTATTGTTTGTCCATTCTTTATAAACACTGGGATGTTTCAAGGTTGTACTACTGA AAATCCTATCCTGTTGCCAATTCTAGATCCAGAGTATGTAGCCAATAAGATAATCAATGCAGTTCTGGAAGAACAGGTTTATCTGTATTTGCCACGATTTCTatactttatattatttttaaaaag CTTTTTGCCAACCAAATCAGGATTGCTTCTGTGTGAATATATGAAAATCTTTGACGTAATGAATTCCTTCAAAGGACGACTAAAGGAGGCCTGA